The nucleotide window CATCCGGCATCCCGAGACGCTGCAGGTCTACATCGTCCTCGGCGACCCCGACGCGGAGCACCTGGTGCGGCGCAACCACGGCTACCTCGGCATGAGCGGCAAGGGCCTGGTCTACCTCCTCGTCTGGCCGACGGAGGACAACCTCGGACGCCTCGGGCACTGCGCCGTCCACGAGCTCAACCACAACATCCGGTACTCGAACGTCGTCTGGGACCCCGCGACCGTCACCCTCGGCGAGCAGGTCGTCTCCGAGGGGCTCGCCGAGGCGTTCGTCCGCGAGCTGTACGGGCCGGAGGGTCTCGGTCCCTGGAGCACCTGCCTGGACGGGCCCGCGCTCGACGCGGCGTACGCCACGATCACCGAGGCCGTGAACCTGACCGGCATGCACAACTTCGCCGCGTACGTGCACGGGGACGCCACGGCGGAGGCGATGGGGCAGCCGCCCGTGGGCCTGCCCGACCACGCGGGCTACCCGGTCGGGCTGCGGATCGTCGACGCGCACCTCGCCGCCTCGGGGCTGACGGCCGCCGAGAGCACGACGGTGCCCCGTCAGGAGATCCTGGCCAACGCCGGACTGTCCGCCGCCCGCTAGGCTCGCTCGTCGGGTCCTGGTCAAACCGGTGCAAAGGGGGATGGAGCCGATGGGTGCCGGACAGGTCGTGCTCCTGCTCCTCGCGGCAGTGGCCGCCGGATGGGTGGACGCCGTCGTCGGCGGGGGAGGGCTGCTCCAACTGCCGGTGCTGCTCCTGGCCGGTCTCACGCCGGTCCAGGCGCTGGCGACGAACAAGTCCGCCGCCATCTTCGGCACGGGGTCGGCCGCCGTCACCTACGCGAGGAGGACGAAGCTCGACCGGGCGGTGGCCGTGCCGGCCGCGGCGCTGGCCGTGGCCTTCGCCGGACTCGGGGCCGCCTCGGCCGCCCTGCTCGACGCGGATGTGCTGAAGCCGCTGGTGATGGTCGTGCTGCTGGGGGTGGGGGCGTTCGTGACCCTGCGGCCGGGATTCGGCCGCCTGCCCCACCCGCACCTGCGTACGCGTACGCGGGCGCTGGCGGGAGTCGCGGTGGCGGGTGTCGGCATCGCCTACTACGACGGCATCGTCGGGCCGGGCACCGGCACCTTCCTGCTGATCGCGTTCACCTCGATCCTCGGGATGGACTTCGTCCACGCCTCCGCCACGGCGAAGGTCGTCAACACCGGCACCAACCTCGGCGCCCTCGTCGTCTTCGCCGTGCAGGGCCACGTGGTGTGGGCGCTCGGCCTGGCCATGGCGGTCTGCAACATCGCCGGGGCGCAGATCGGCGCGCGGATGGCGCTCAACCGCGGCGCGGGGTTCGTCCGCGTCGTCCTGCTGTGCGTGGTGGCCGCCCTGGTCGCCAAGCTCGGGTACGACCAGTTCCACAGTTCAGGCAGTCGATGAGATCGCACCTCGAGCGACACCAGCAAGTTCTCCCGCCCACACGGCGGCGCCCCTCCTCGCCCCAGCCTGCTACCACGCACGTGGCGCCGAAGGCAGAGGAACGGCCGCGGACCGCCACCGCAACCGGTCCCGCCGACCTGGTCGACCGCTTCCTCGCCACCGCCGCCACCGGACTCGCCACCGGCGTCTCCATGACCCCGACGGCGGCTGAACCCTCACCGCCCTGATCAGCAGGAACACCCTGTCGCCCGATCAGCCGGCCCGGCTGGTCGACACCGTCACCACCCTGCCTGGCGGCCTCGCCGCCCTCGTGCCCGCAGCTGCTGCAAGCGCACCAGCCCGCTTCGTGATCTCGCAGGACGACCAGGGCCCGCTGCTGAACTTCACCCCGCCCGGCCTGACGGTGCGTCCGCACCTGATGTCGACCGAGTCCTACCAGCGGCTCGGGGAACTGTTCGCCCTCGCCGCCGGCACCAGTGACGTCACCGCCGCCGACCTCGGTTTCGCCGAACTCGAACTCGACGCCGGCCGACCCGACCGCTCCGCACGCGATCCCCGGCAAGGGCTGGTCTCCGCCCCCGCCGCCGAGCAGCTCTGGCGGGCCCTCATGCGGGCGTGGCGGTTTTGAAGCCATCAGGGCCGGCACGGTGGCGAATCTCTTGCGGTCCTTTGGCCAAAAGCAATTCGCACGATGTGATGTAAATCGCAGAGCCGCGGTGTGTCATCTCCTTCTCGCCTTAGAACGTGCCTGGTGGGGCGTTGAGAAGGTAATGGGTGTCGCCGTCTAGATAACGGCAAGTGGTCATCTAGATGCGAAGTAGATCTTGACGTGTGATTGTCAGGCACGCATGATCCCGTTTGGTCTCTTTATTTCAGCTTTATAGAGGCGAGCGGTGCGCCGTGCCGCGCGCTTCGCTTTGCGTGCGGAGGGATTCGGCGTGCCGATTTCGCGTGCCCGGAAATTGCTGCCCGGCACAATTCGCGGCCGTTTTGTGCGGGCGTGGGTGGGGGCGGTGGTCGTCCTCGGTGTGTTCGTGGCCGGGGTCGGCGTGCCGGACGGATTGGTCACCCCGGCGAGTGCCGCGACCGAGACCCAGACGCAGCAGGAGCGCAGCGTCGAGGGCCGGCCGATTGTGGCGCCCACTCCCCATGTGAGGGGCGAGGAGGCGTTCCACCAGGCGAAGAAGCCGCCGGCGCCGGTGTGGCCGAAGGGCGGATCGGCCCGGGTGGATGTCGTGGCGGGCAAGGCTGCGGCCGTGCCGGGGTTGCCGGTGGCGGTGGCCGCCGCTGATGCGGCCGGGGCCACACCGAGTCCCTCGCCGAGCGCGTCGCCCTCCCCGGCACCCTCGTCCACGAGCAAGAAGCCGGCGTCCGCGCAGCGGGATGAGAAGTCGCCGAAGACCGAGCCGTCGCAGGAGCCGGTGCTGGAGTCTCCGGCGTCGGTGACGGTCAAGACGTTCGACAACACTGTGGCCCGCACGCTCGGCGGGGTCGGCATGGTGCTGCAGTTGACCCGTGCGGACGGCGGCGCCCGTCCCGCGTCGGCGAAGGTCACGGTGGACTACTCGTCGTTCCGGGGTGCGGGCTCGGGTGGTTTCGCCTCCCGGCTGACGCTGCTGCGGCTGCCGGCGTGTGTGCTGCAACAACCGCTGACGCTCGACTGTCGCAAGCAGGCGGCGGCGCAGCGGCGGGTGCTGCCGGTGGTCAACGACATCAAGACCGGTCATCTGACGGCCGAGGTCGAGGTCGCTCCCGCGGCAGGCGGCACGACGCCGGCCCCCGCCGGTAGCGCCGCAGGCAACAGCGTGCAGGCCACGCCCCCCGCTGCGGCCACGCCCGCTTCGAAGGCCTCGGCCGTCTCACCCGCAGCTGCCGCCGGTAGCACCGCTGATGCCTTCGTCTATGCCGTGGCGGCGTCGACCGCCGCCACGGCGCAGGGGTCGATGGCGGGTGATTTCGCCGCGTCGCCGTTGAAGCCGTCGGGGACGTGGCAGGCGGGTCAGGCCGGTGGTGCTTTTACCTACAGCTACCCGATCACCGCCCCGCCCGCCCCGTCCGGCGACGCCCCGCAGTTGGCGCTGCAGTACTCCTCGGCGGCGGTGGACTCGCTGACCTCGCAGACCAACAACCAGTCCGGCATTGCCGGGATGGGCTGGGAGCTGGAGGCCGGATTCATCGAGCGGTCGTTCGTGTCGTGTGCGGGGTACGCGAAGTCGGGCCGGATGGGGTACAACACCGCGCAGGCGGGGTGGCCGGACAAGTGCTGGCACTCGCCGTACTCCTCCGACCCGTCCGCTTCCAAGCTGACGATCTCGCTGGACGGCCACTCCACCGACATCGTCAAGGACGACACCGGTAAGTGGCGCACGGTTGAGGACTACGGCTGGAAGATCGAGCAGATCTCCTACAGCCCTGAGTCGGGGCAGGAGTGGTGGCGGATCACCACCCAGGACGGCACGGTCTACCGGTTCGGCTACACCGAGGACGCCTCGCTGCTGATGTCGTTCATCGGCGACGACGAGGGCGAGCCGTGTCATGAGTACTACCCTGAGCCGGGCAGCGGCGAGTCCACCGTCGAGCAGATCTGCGAGAAGCCCTGGCGCTGGGAACTGGACCAGGAGATCGACCCGAACGGCAACGCGATCGACTACTCCTACACCAAGGAAGACGACGCCTACTGCACCGGGGCGTCGGACTGGGGGTGTGACCCGGAATACGACAAGGCCGCCCACGTCAGCGAGGTGCGCTACGGCCACAACGTCAACGTCACCGGCTCGACCCCGACGGCGCGGATCGTGTTCACTACCACCGGGCGGGGGTCGGGCGGGATCACCGATGTGCCGACCTTCTGTGAGGACGGGGACTACGGGTACTGCCTGTTCAACCAGGGGCCGTCGTTCTACACCGAGCGGAAGCTGAGCTCGATCACCACCCAGACCTGGAACACCAAGACCAGCCCGGGCGCGTGGGAGGACGTCACCCGGTGGAACCTGTCGTACCAGTGGCTGACCGGTGACACCTGGAACGCCGAGGAGTACCCCATCCTGTGGCTGGACTCCATCCAGCAGACCGGCCTGGCCGGCGGCCACGGTACGTCGATCACGCTGCCGCCGACCACGTTCGATGCGACGTTCCTGGACAACGCCGTCAGCACCGGCCTGGACCCGGTGCGGTTCCCTCGCATCGGCGCGGTGAACAACGGGCTGGGTGGCCGCAGCGAGGTGGAATACGGCCAGCCCCACCCCTGCCCCAACCCCTGGCAGTACCCGCCGACCACCGGCTGGGACACCCGCGGGCTCGACTGCTACTTCGTCACCACCGACCAGGAGATCATCGACGGCACCTGGTACTACTACGGCGAGGTCTACGCCAAGTGGCTTGTCATGTCGGTCACCGACATCGACCTGGTCGGCGGGTCACCGGAGAAGGTGACCGGCTACTCCTACGGCGGCAACCCGGCCTGGGCGGTGCCGGACAACCCGCTGGCCGTGCGCCAGCCCTTCCGGAACAAGGACTACACCGAATGGCGTGGTTACGGCCAGGTGACCACGACCGTCGGCGGCGGCTCTTCCGGCTCCAGCACGAGTTCGGCGAAGTTCTTCCGCGGCATGTCCGGCCAGAACCTGACCGACTTCGACGGCAACAGCTTCTCCGACCGGATCGAGCTCAACGGACGCACCCTGCAGGAGCAGACCCGGGACAGCAACGGGGAGAACAGCTCCACCAGGTACGTGTACGCGGTGACCGCCACCGGTAACGCCCCCGGCACCCGCAAACCCTCCCGAGTGGACCAGACACGGAAGGTCTCGCGGGAGAAGAGCACCACCGGCTGGCGCTACACCGAGACCAAGACCGCCTACAACAGCGACGGGTTGCCGGTCACGGTCAACGAATACGGCGACACGAGCACGGCCTCCGACAACACCTGCACCGCGATCACCTACGCCCGCAACACCACGACCGGGTGGATGCTCAACTATCACGCATCGGAGGAGAAACACGC belongs to Microbispora sp. ZYX-F-249 and includes:
- a CDS encoding DUF2268 domain-containing protein, which codes for MEIIVHDTATAMAGLLAAPLAERPAALTGMLRPMWDAVPWMPVDDVVGMHHKGSGFRVDRDDERYLPALRRMREAGVWEQVRDALTGAWKHQREAVPGIRHPETLQVYIVLGDPDAEHLVRRNHGYLGMSGKGLVYLLVWPTEDNLGRLGHCAVHELNHNIRYSNVVWDPATVTLGEQVVSEGLAEAFVRELYGPEGLGPWSTCLDGPALDAAYATITEAVNLTGMHNFAAYVHGDATAEAMGQPPVGLPDHAGYPVGLRIVDAHLAASGLTAAESTTVPRQEILANAGLSAAR
- a CDS encoding TSUP family transporter, which produces MGAGQVVLLLLAAVAAGWVDAVVGGGGLLQLPVLLLAGLTPVQALATNKSAAIFGTGSAAVTYARRTKLDRAVAVPAAALAVAFAGLGAASAALLDADVLKPLVMVVLLGVGAFVTLRPGFGRLPHPHLRTRTRALAGVAVAGVGIAYYDGIVGPGTGTFLLIAFTSILGMDFVHASATAKVVNTGTNLGALVVFAVQGHVVWALGLAMAVCNIAGAQIGARMALNRGAGFVRVVLLCVVAALVAKLGYDQFHSSGSR
- a CDS encoding SpvB/TcaC N-terminal domain-containing protein, with the translated sequence MPISRARKLLPGTIRGRFVRAWVGAVVVLGVFVAGVGVPDGLVTPASAATETQTQQERSVEGRPIVAPTPHVRGEEAFHQAKKPPAPVWPKGGSARVDVVAGKAAAVPGLPVAVAAADAAGATPSPSPSASPSPAPSSTSKKPASAQRDEKSPKTEPSQEPVLESPASVTVKTFDNTVARTLGGVGMVLQLTRADGGARPASAKVTVDYSSFRGAGSGGFASRLTLLRLPACVLQQPLTLDCRKQAAAQRRVLPVVNDIKTGHLTAEVEVAPAAGGTTPAPAGSAAGNSVQATPPAAATPASKASAVSPAAAAGSTADAFVYAVAASTAATAQGSMAGDFAASPLKPSGTWQAGQAGGAFTYSYPITAPPAPSGDAPQLALQYSSAAVDSLTSQTNNQSGIAGMGWELEAGFIERSFVSCAGYAKSGRMGYNTAQAGWPDKCWHSPYSSDPSASKLTISLDGHSTDIVKDDTGKWRTVEDYGWKIEQISYSPESGQEWWRITTQDGTVYRFGYTEDASLLMSFIGDDEGEPCHEYYPEPGSGESTVEQICEKPWRWELDQEIDPNGNAIDYSYTKEDDAYCTGASDWGCDPEYDKAAHVSEVRYGHNVNVTGSTPTARIVFTTTGRGSGGITDVPTFCEDGDYGYCLFNQGPSFYTERKLSSITTQTWNTKTSPGAWEDVTRWNLSYQWLTGDTWNAEEYPILWLDSIQQTGLAGGHGTSITLPPTTFDATFLDNAVSTGLDPVRFPRIGAVNNGLGGRSEVEYGQPHPCPNPWQYPPTTGWDTRGLDCYFVTTDQEIIDGTWYYYGEVYAKWLVMSVTDIDLVGGSPEKVTGYSYGGNPAWAVPDNPLAVRQPFRNKDYTEWRGYGQVTTTVGGGSSGSSTSSAKFFRGMSGQNLTDFDGNSFSDRIELNGRTLQEQTRDSNGENSSTRYVYAVTATGNAPGTRKPSRVDQTRKVSREKSTTGWRYTETKTAYNSDGLPVTVNEYGDTSTASDNTCTAITYARNTTTGWMLNYHASEEKHAGDDCATGDLLSRTVYLYDGAGDPSANTPTRGNVTEIRAYRTDTDYVRSLSTFDNYGRPLTTTEPVGKTAKPEEIKKTITSYAPAVGWPRDGVKVTNPLEHEVTTWSSQYNGQPVGMEDANGNAVNIDYDVLGRTLQLWTPEAPKPADDDNDHSDNPPAAKVTYTLTSGQPPRTGVSRLQSGARTSTATYTSTYTYSDGFGRQREVQTASPAGGRIVQVTTYDGRGLTAATSAPVHNVGAPGSGLLNPAWNTVPQWSKQEYDGLGRVTAQVDMKAGETEYRRTTTNYLGADKYEVIPPVGGKTVYYTDAADQVTKIEEWLTGNDTGQQAAAAAGPTPPTSSKASSAVAAGTSEQAEATASPTSGAASAAGASAAEVQAARGRASAEAKRSGKAVEVAALTSAVSSTVANPDGSFTTSIGTQPARIKQAGKWVAIDTTLVDKDGALEPKVGPAVKVSTGGDGPFATMADEAGNSIALSWPR